Within the Enterobacter bugandensis genome, the region GACGTTACTGCCGTGGCTTATCCTCATCGGCTGGCGTTTCCGTGCCTGGAAAACCGTTCCTGCCGTTTGTCTGGCGGGAAGTGTCTTGCTGGCTTCTCCCCTCTGGCGGACGGCGAAAAGCGACGCCTGGACGCTCCATATGCTGGACGTGGGGCAGGGGCTGGCAATGGTTATTGAACGACAGGGAAAAGCCATTCTTTACGATACCGGGCTTGCCTGGCCGGGCGGGGATAGTGCACAGCGGTTAATTATTCCATGGCTGCGCTGGCATCATCTGCAGCCGGAAGGCGTTATTCTCAGCCATGAGCATCTCGACCATGCGGGAGGCCTTGTATCGCTGCAAAAAACATGGCCTGAAATGTGGGTAAGAAGTCCGTTGCACCAGACCGGGCATCGTCCCTGCTTTCGCGGGCAAAGATGGCAATGGCAGGGGTTAACGTTCACCGTCCACTGGCCCACTGAAAATTATCCGGCTCAGGGTAACAATCACTCCTGCGTAGTAAAAATTGACGACGGCGAGCAGAGCGTTCTGCTGACGGGAGACATTGAAGCACAGGCAGAACAGGCTATGCTTAGCCATTACTGGCAGCATCTGACGTCCACCCTCATACAGGTACCTCATCACGGCAGCAATACCTCGTCGTCATTGCCGCTGGTACAGCGGGTTGAGGGGCTGATAGCTCTGGATTCAGCGGCCCGCTATAACGCATGGCGATTCCCGTCTGCTAAAGTAGTCCGGCGCTATCGAAAAGAGGGATATATCTGGCACGATACCCCCCATTCCGGGCAAATATCGGTGACATTTTCGCACCATCGCTGGCAAATCCGGCGCGTGCGGGATCAATTTTTACCCCCCTGGTATCATCAGTGGTTTGGCGCGCCCGTAGATAACGGGTAGAATATGCGGCTATTTCAACAAATGCTGGTTTTTTGAATGCATAACGACAAAGATCTCTCCACGTGGCAAACCTTCCGCCGACTCTGGCCGATGATTGCTCCCTTTAAAGCAGGCCTGATCGTGGCGGGTGTAGCGTTAATCCTCAACGCAGCCAGCGATACTTTTATGTTATCGCTCCTCAAACCGTTACTGGACGACGGTTTTGGTAAAACGGATCGCTCAGTGTTGCTATGGATGCCTCTGGTGGTTATCGGGCTGATGATCTTACGTGGTATCACCAGCTATATCTCCAGCTACTGCATTTCCTGGGTTTCCGGGAAAGTGGTTATGACCATGCGCCGTCGTCTGTTCAGCCACATGATGGGCATGCCGGTCTCATTCTTTGACAAGCAATCCACCGGGACGCTGCTGTCTCGTATTACCTACGATTCAGAGCAGGTTGCCTCCTCCTCTTCAAGTGCGCTGATTACCGTCGTGCGCGAAGGAGCGTCGATCATCGGTCTGTTTGCAATGATGTTCTATTACAGCTGGCAGCTGTCGCTGATCCTTATCGTGCTGGCACCGGTCGTGTCCATTGCTATCCGCGTCGTCTCAAAGCGCTTCCGCAATATCAGTAAGAATATGCAGAACACCATGGGGCAGGTGACGACCAGCGCAGAACAGATGCTGAAAGGGCACAAAGAAGTGTTGATCTTCGGCGGTCAGGAAGTTGAAACCAAACGCTTTGACAAAGTCAGCAACAAAATGCGTCTGCAGGGGATGAAGATGGTCTCGGCCTCTTCCATCTCTGACCCGATCATTCAGCTGATTGCCTCACTGGCGCTGGCGTTCGTTCTTTATGCGGCAAGCTTCCCGAGCGTAATGGAAACGCTGACGGCGGGTACTATCACCGTAGTCTTCTCCTCGATGATTGCCCTGATGCGCCCGCTGAAATCCCTGACCAACGTGAACGCCCAGTTCCAGCGCGGGATGGCCGCCTGCCAGACGCTGTTCAGCATTCTGGATTCTGAACAGGAAAAAGACGAAGGTACACGCGAGGTAGAGCGCGCCCGTGGCGACGTGGAGTTCCGCAACGTGACCTTCACCTATCCAGGCCGCGAAACGCCGGCTCTGCGCAATATCAACCTGACGATTCCGGCAGGTAAAACCGTTGCGCTGGTAGGCCGCTCCGGCTCCGGTAAATCCACCATTGCGAGCCTCATCACTCGTTTCTACGATATTAACGAAGGTGAGATCCTGCTGGATGGTCACGATCTGCGGGAGTACACCCTGCAGTCGCTGCGTAACCAGGTTGCGCTGGTTTCTCAGAACGTGCATCTCTTCAACGATACGGTTGCCAACAACATTGCTTATGCACGCACTGACGAGTACAGCCGCGAGCAGATTGAGAACGCCGCGCGTATGGCGTATGCAATGGACTTTATCAACAAGATGGATAACGGTCTGGACACGATAATCGGTGAAAACGGGGTACTGCTCTCCGGCGGTCAGCGCCAGCGTATCGCCATTGCGCGCGCGCTGCTGCGCGATAGCCCGATACTGATCCTGGACGAAGCAACCTCTGCACTGGATACGGAATCTGAACGCGCGATTCAGTCGGCGCTGGATGAACTGCAAAAGAACCGTACTTCGCTGGTGATTGCGCACCGTCTGTCCACTATTGAGCAGGCAGATGAGATCGTCGTGGTTGAGGACGGCATCATTGTTGAACGCGGAAGCCATGCCGATCTGCTGGAACATCGTGGCGTTTACGCCCAGCTTCATAAGATGCAGTTCGGCGAATGATTGCACGCATCTGGTCCGGTGAATCCCCGCTGTGGCTGCTGCTTTTGCCGCTCTCCTGGCTGTACGGTTTGGTGAGCGGCATTATTCGCCTGTTTTACCGTCTGGGGATCAAGCGTGCCTGGCGCGCGCCGGTTCCGGTAGTCGTGGTGGGTAACCTCACGGCGGGCGGCAACGGCAAAACGCCAGTGGTGATCTGGCTGGTGGAGCAGTTGCAAAAACGCGGCATCCGCCCCGGCGTGGTGTCGCGTGGGTATGGTGGTAAAGCGGCGCACTACCCATTGCTGCTGTCGGCGGAAACCACGACCGCAGAAGCGGGTGATGAGCCAGTATTGATTTTCCAGCGTACCGGTGCGCCGGTTGCGGTCTCCCCGGTGCGCAGCGACGCCGTGCAGGC harbors:
- the msbA gene encoding lipid A ABC transporter ATP-binding protein/permease MsbA; this encodes MHNDKDLSTWQTFRRLWPMIAPFKAGLIVAGVALILNAASDTFMLSLLKPLLDDGFGKTDRSVLLWMPLVVIGLMILRGITSYISSYCISWVSGKVVMTMRRRLFSHMMGMPVSFFDKQSTGTLLSRITYDSEQVASSSSSALITVVREGASIIGLFAMMFYYSWQLSLILIVLAPVVSIAIRVVSKRFRNISKNMQNTMGQVTTSAEQMLKGHKEVLIFGGQEVETKRFDKVSNKMRLQGMKMVSASSISDPIIQLIASLALAFVLYAASFPSVMETLTAGTITVVFSSMIALMRPLKSLTNVNAQFQRGMAACQTLFSILDSEQEKDEGTREVERARGDVEFRNVTFTYPGRETPALRNINLTIPAGKTVALVGRSGSGKSTIASLITRFYDINEGEILLDGHDLREYTLQSLRNQVALVSQNVHLFNDTVANNIAYARTDEYSREQIENAARMAYAMDFINKMDNGLDTIIGENGVLLSGGQRQRIAIARALLRDSPILILDEATSALDTESERAIQSALDELQKNRTSLVIAHRLSTIEQADEIVVVEDGIIVERGSHADLLEHRGVYAQLHKMQFGE